The Hydra vulgaris chromosome 11, alternate assembly HydraT2T_AEP genome contains a region encoding:
- the LOC136087498 gene encoding uncharacterized protein LOC136087498 gives MVQDTKKFECSCQIKIKEIYQFPGFSITEYTKWRRVQSSKCIKGAKARNKTVGKRMFLVFFPSENSHTGHFTGDVAGISQPIDKRLKKEKKNLHLLDSLKV, from the exons ATGGTCCAAGACACCAAGAAATTTGAATGTagttgtcaaataaaaattaaagaaatttatcaGTTCCCAGGTTTTAGt ATTACCGAGTATACTAAATGGAGAAGGGTGCAATCTTCTAAATGTATTAAAGGTGCTAAGGCAAGAAACAAAACTGTTggaaaaagaatgtttttagttttctttccTTCAGAAAATTCTCATACTGGTCACTTTACTGGAGAT GTTGCAGGTATATCCCAGCCAATtgataaaagattaaaaaaagaaaaaaagaatttgcatCTTCTGGATTCATTAAAAGTGTAG